A single genomic interval of Hydractinia symbiolongicarpus strain clone_291-10 chromosome 8, HSymV2.1, whole genome shotgun sequence harbors:
- the LOC130654605 gene encoding uncharacterized protein LOC130654605, translated as MTMFNNTTTNVSQALPRASPEEPLEMVIPLMVCCVIAVISNLFVCYLILTVRRLKTTTNVFVFSLCICNIMFSAVLLPVHCFYQNSLLYLYLVIITVVIYIGNLTAATYERLYSITKPLKYHLVMTKQNAIKITIVAYILPLAYCFLPLIWKTNTTLLVHKIYVVGTLAIFLIGPLVFILFVYIKVCLEIRKMVVYKKKLTISCSTDVDSRSEAKSRKKCNTSKSQISRFLCCCNVKSGTMTKMGEIPEKALLDKKNRQKSISFDDSSEVFHERGTASISTDSNQNNVRRDSTDERQSLQSNNLFDRHTKRKSISNIARSFVSHNSRRKSSTSKTKIKMAELKASFAFAIVAFTYMFTWLPVVVMTTLEALDKQELTPPSLVVFSIFAIALNALTDPFLYALLLPNFRTTLRKMLRRRRKSY; from the coding sequence atgacGATGTTCAACAACACAACCACAAATGTGTCACAAGCTCTACCACGTGCGTCTCCAGAAGAACCGCTCGAAATGGTTATTCCACTCATGGTGTGCTGTGTTATAGCGGTTATATCAAATTTATTCGTCTGCTATCTCATTTTGACAGTTCGTCGTTTGAAAACGACTACAAACGTTTTCGTTTTTAGTCTATGCATTTGCAACATTATGTTTAGCGCTGTGCTACTCCCCGTCCACTGTTTCTACCAAAACAGCTTGTTATATTTGTACTTAGTCATCATCACTGTCGTAATTTATATCGGCAATCTTACAGCAGCAACATACGAGAGGTTATACTCGATAACAAAACCGCTAAAATATCATCTCGTAATGACGAAACAAAACGCTATTAAAATTACCATTGTCGCGTATATTTTACCGCTAGCTTATTGTTTCTTGCCGCTAATTTGGAAAACTAACACTACTTTGCTAGTTCACAAAATTTACGTCGTTGGTACCTTGGCTATATTCCTAATCGGACCGCTGGTCTTTATTCTGTTCGTTTACATTAAGGTTTGTTTGGAGATTAGAAAGATGGTCGTGTATAAGAAGAAACTTACGATTTCTTGTAGCACCGATGTAGACAGTCGCAGTGAAGCTAAGAGCAGAAAAAAATGTAACACAAGCAAAAGCCAGATTTCTCGATTTCTATGCTGTTGTAATGTTAAGTCTGGAACAATGACGAAAATGGGCGAAATTCCAGAAAAAGCTCTGCTGGACAAAAAAAACCGCCAAAAATCAATATCGTTTGACGATTCTTCCGAAGTGTTTCACGAAAGAGGAACAGCAAGCATTTCTACAGACAGCAATCAAAACAACGTTCGCAGGGACAGTACGGACGAAAGACAAAGCCTACAAAGTAACAACTTATTTGACCGGCACACGAAACGAAAATCAATCAGTAACATAGCTCGCTCATTTGTTTCGCACAATAGCAGACGAAAATCTAGTAccagtaaaacaaaaattaaaatggcgGAATTAAAAGCCTCTTTTGCGTTTGCCATCGTCGCATTTACATATATGTTTACATGGTTACCTGTCGTTGTCATGACAACGCTTGAAGCACTTGACAAGCAAGAACTAACTCCTCCCAGTTTAGTGGTCTTCTCGATATTTGCTATCGCGTTGAACGCGTTGACCGACCCTTTCTTATACGCATTGTTGTTACCGAATTTCCGTACAACCTTGCGAAAAATGCTTCGTAGAAGAAGGAAAAGTTACTGA
- the LOC130654604 gene encoding periodic tryptophan protein 1 homolog — MLTCGIWVKKGIAKEEPDKIALTEEDLKQILEDTKDKIKDADEEISDTELEEAQRKYMGGLENEEDDMEKQGVVAEKEVDVQKEDNESETDEAIRAEYGLDNYDEEGALMTGAGMAGLMYFASTQNDPYVDMKDVDEEDREDFIIKKEDNLFVVGKMEEDFSCLEVYVFNDDEDSLYVHHDVLLESFPLCLEWLSYDPALQGKSGNYVAVGTMEPDIQVWDLDVVDTVEPAFILAGKKKKKRKKKQDESPAGGHSDAVLGISWNPNVKNVLASGSADTTVVLWDMSKCACVHTLQHHSDKVQSVRWHPYEVQSLLTGAFDKTAVVLDCRSPEVFKSWSLTGECEQVMWDHFSPYNFFVSSDDGVVCYCDVRTDTPVYTLHAHNEAVTGMSLSAEIPGCLTTVSSDKMFKVWDCRDDKPQCVLTRDVKMGGMNFVTSCPDVPLTFAMGGQKDGLRVLNLLETTAGKQHFQNRERIKNENRRSEETHPKASESNVTMDTAENATEALATLSLKIDNKSNCEIIKKKKKKKKKK; from the exons ATGCTTACCTGTGGTATTTGGGTAAAAAAAGGTATTGCAAAAGAAGAACCAGATAAG attgCTCTCACAGAGGAGGATTTGAAACAAATATTAGAAGATACGAAAGACAAAATAAA AGATGCTGATGAGGAAATCAGTGATACTGAACTTGAGGAGGCACAGAGGAAATACATGGGAGGTTTAGAAAATGAAGAAGACGATATGGAAAAGCAAGGTGTTGTTGCTGAAAAAGAAGTCGATGTACAAAAAGAAGACAATGAAAGTGAAACTGATGAAGCTATTAGAGCTGAATATGGACTGGACAACTATGATGAAGAGG GTGCTTTGATGACAGGAGCAGGAATGGCAGGCCTAATGTACTTTGCTTCAACCCAGAATGACCCTTATGTGGATATGAAGGATGTg GACGAAGAAGACAGAGAAGATTTTATAATAAAGAAAGAAGACAACTTGTTTGTTGTTGGAAAAATGGAGGAAGATTTTAGCTGTTTAGAAGTTTATG tttttaatgaTGATGAAGACAGTTTATATGTCCATCATGATGTTTTATTGGAGTCCTTTCCATTGTGTTTGGAATGGTTGAGTTATGACCCAGCTTTACAGGGAAAGTCAG GTAATTATGTTGCTGTTGGCACAATGGAACCAGACATTCAAGTATGGGATTTAGATGTTGTGGATACAGTTGAACCTGCTTTTATACTGGCtggcaaaaagaaaaagaagagaaagaaaaag cAAGATGAAAGTCCAGCAGGTGGACATTCTGATGCAGTGTTAGGGATCTCTTGGAACCCAAATGTCAA aaATGTTCTTGCAAGTGGTTCTGCAGACACAACTGTTGTATTGTGGGATATGTCAAAATGCGCATGTGTACATACCTTACAACATCATTCTGATAAG GTTCAATCTGTGAGGTGGCACCCGTACGAGGTTCAATCATTGTTAACTGGCGCGTTTGACAA aACGGCTGTAGTTTTGGATTGCAGAAGTCCTGAG GTGTTCAAGTCGTGGTCACTTACTGGAGAATGCGAACAGGTTATGTGGGACCATTTCTCACCCTATAATTTCTTT GTGAGTTCCGACGACGGCGTCGTGTGTTATTGTGACGTCAGAACAGATACACCCGTCTATACATTGCATGCTCACAACGAAGCCGTAACTG GAATGTCACTAAGCGCGGAAATTCCAGGTTGTTTAACCACTGTTTCTTCTGATAAAATGTTTAAAGTTTGGGACTGCCGAGACGACAAGCCGCAATGTGTTTTAACTCGCGATGTTAAAATG GGTGGTATGAATTTTGTGACGTCGTGTCCAGACGTCCCATTAACGTTTGCAATGGGCGGACAAAAAGACGGCCTTCGAGTATTGAATCTTTTGGAAACGACAGCAG gTAAACAACATTTCCAGAACAGAGAgcgcataaaaaatgaaaatagacGCTCAGAAGAAACTCACCCAAAG GCAAGCGAGTCAAATGTAACCATGGACACGGCAGAAAACGCCACAGAAGCGTTAGCAACTCTCTCTTTAAAAATAGACAATAAAAGTAATTGTGAAAtaattaagaagaagaaaaagaagaagaagaagaaataa